Proteins from a single region of Apium graveolens cultivar Ventura chromosome 7, ASM990537v1, whole genome shotgun sequence:
- the LOC141672923 gene encoding uncharacterized protein LOC141672923: protein MRPLDEKETTQVFEKLFNFTGNNLKNIVEAPSHEGPESDPGRYCFRLNKNRVYYVSESLVKRATNVKRDKLVALGTQIGKFTKGGAFHLTIQSLNLLAANAKHKVWLKPTAEMSFMYGNHVLKGGLGRITENINTNDGVVVFSMSDMPLGFGVAVKSTQDCRKMDPNGIVVIHRADIGEYLRMEDDL, encoded by the coding sequence ATGAGGCCACTGGATGAGAAAGAAACTACCCAAGTGTTTGAGAAGCTGTTCAATTTTACAGGAAATAATCTCAAGAACATAGTTGAAGCCCCGTCTCATGAAGGTCCTGAATCAGACCCTGGACGATATTGCTTTCGGCTCAACAAGAATAGGGTATACTACGTCAGTGAATCTCTTGTCAAGCGTGCCACCAACGTCAAACGTGATAAGCTCGTTGCTCTCGGTACCCAAATCGGGAAATTTACCAAAGGAGGAGCCTTCCATCTTACAATCCAGAGCTTGAATTTGTTAGCTGCAAATGCAAAACACAAAGTTTGGCTGAAACCCACTGCAGAAATGTCATTTATGTACGGCAACCATGTTTTGAAAGGCGGGCTGGGAAGAATTACTGAGAATATTAACACTAATGATGGAGTTGTGGTGTTCTCTATGTCGGATATGCCATTAGGTTTTGGCGTTGCAGTCAAATCCACACAGGATTGTAGAAAAATGGATCCGAATGGAATCGTTGTAATTCACCGAGCTGATATTGGGGAATATTTGAGGATGGAGGATGATCTTTGA